The sequence below is a genomic window from Anaerolineales bacterium.
GGCCTCAAGTCGGATCGGGATTCGCATCGTCGCTGGCCGGCGTTCGTCCGCCAGGCAGTCCATCAGACACAAAGGCATCCGGACTGTGAACGAGATTGCCTGTCCCGTGGGCAATCCCTTTTTTAATAAGTGCGCCTACGCCATCCCCGGGAACCTCCCGATTCAGGCGGTTCTGTATAAAAAGGCTATGAAGCATACCGATCGGGTGAAAGCCAAGAACGCCGCATAGAAACCGATCGAATTTCCTAAGGGCGCGTATATAAAAGAAGCGGGCTTTCTCGCGCGCTTTTTTCGCGTAAAACGGCGTCGGCCATCCCCCGCTTTATGACCGTCGGTGAAGCCCCGGCGATGATCGGAGCATTGGAGGAATGGGCTGCAGCGTATGCGCCGGCCGGAAAAACCGGATTCCGGAGCGCGGCGTTATTCCGGGATGGCGCTTCCGGAGCCGGTGAAAAGGCCGGATAATCCGGATGGTCGTCGAAAGGATGACGGGTGGATTGCGTTAATGACAATCTGGCTTCGGATATCACCAAAGCCTCAAGCAAACAGGCGTTTTACACGGTTCGATTCCTGGTGGATCGCGGACGAGTCGCCGATGCGTATCGTTCATATGCCTACTTCCGGTGGGTGGACGACGTGTTGGATGCGGCCGTGGAGAGGGGGGGGCCAGGCAGCGACGTCAAATCCCCGTCCCGCCGGGAATTCCTTCGGCGCCAGGAGCGGCTGCTCGAACGCTGTTGCCGCGGCGAAGCGCCGCAGGTCGCCGATCCCCGGGAGGGCCTGCTTGTGGCGCTGGTCCGGAGCGACCGCGAGAAGGACAGCGGCCTGCGGGCATACCTGCGGAATATGATGCGGGTGATGGCGTTCGACGTCGAGCGACGCGGCCGGGTGATCACCCGGTCCGAATTGGCCGGGTATACGCGCTGGCTGGCGGTGGCAGTGACCGAAAACATGCACCACTTCATCGGACACGATTCGTACGCGCCCCGGGACGAAACCCGGTATGC
It includes:
- a CDS encoding squalene/phytoene synthase family protein, which codes for MDCVNDNLASDITKASSKQAFYTVRFLVDRGRVADAYRSYAYFRWVDDVLDAAVERGGPGSDVKSPSRREFLRRQERLLERCCRGEAPQVADPREGLLVALVRSDREKDSGLRAYLRNMMRVMAFDVERRGRVITRSELAGYTRWLAVAVTENMHHFIGHDSYAPRDETRYAAVSGAHVAHMIRDTCDDAKAGYYNIPREVLEESGIGPQELDSPAYRSWVKGRVQLARGYFKAGKRYFRRVRCLRNRLAGFAYMARFEWFLDTIEREGFRVRSQYEERKSARAGFQTAWLALASLFSAPEAAGTVGAVVAEGQGKI